From Streptomyces sp. NBC_01754, a single genomic window includes:
- a CDS encoding ribose-5-phosphate isomerase codes for MRVYLGSDHAGYELKNHLVEWLTAHGHEAVDCGPHIYDAQDDYPPFCLRAAERTAADEGSLGIVIGGSGNGEQIAANKVKGVRAALAWSEQTAALGREHNDANVVAIGGRMHTAEESTKFVEIFLDTPYSGEERHTRRIDMLSAYENTGELPPVPAHHPQQG; via the coding sequence ATGCGCGTGTACCTCGGCTCCGACCATGCCGGCTACGAACTCAAGAACCACCTCGTCGAGTGGCTCACCGCCCACGGCCACGAGGCCGTCGACTGCGGCCCTCACATCTACGACGCCCAGGACGACTATCCGCCGTTCTGCCTCCGCGCCGCCGAGCGGACGGCCGCGGACGAGGGCAGCCTCGGCATCGTCATCGGCGGCTCGGGCAACGGCGAACAGATCGCCGCCAACAAGGTCAAGGGCGTCCGCGCCGCACTGGCCTGGAGCGAGCAGACCGCCGCTCTCGGACGCGAGCACAACGACGCCAACGTCGTGGCCATCGGCGGCCGGATGCACACGGCCGAGGAGTCCACGAAGTTCGTCGAGATCTTTCTGGACACCCCGTACTCCGGCGAGGAGCGCCACACCCGCCGCATCGACATGCTCTCGGCGTACGAGAACACCGGTGAGCTCCCGCCGGTCCCGGCCCACCACCCGCAGCAGGGCTGA
- a CDS encoding biotin transporter BioY — translation MSTAAAAPVRSGAVLADLLPAVRHRLAVDTALVVGGAALTGVAAQIAVPVPGSPVPVTGQTFAALLIGTALGARRGFLSLALYALVGMAGMPWFSEGSSGAGGASFGYVLGMLLAATVVGGLARRGGDRSMLRTAGTMAVGSLVIYAVGVPYLALSTGMSTSAAIAAGLVPFLVGDALKAALAMGALPASWKLLGRRG, via the coding sequence ATGAGCACTGCTGCCGCCGCCCCCGTCCGTTCCGGAGCGGTCCTCGCCGACCTGCTGCCGGCAGTCCGGCACCGCCTCGCGGTGGACACCGCGCTGGTCGTCGGCGGCGCCGCCCTCACCGGCGTGGCCGCCCAGATCGCCGTGCCCGTCCCGGGCTCCCCGGTCCCCGTCACCGGCCAGACCTTCGCGGCCCTGCTCATCGGCACCGCCCTCGGCGCCCGCCGGGGCTTCCTCTCCCTCGCCCTGTACGCGCTCGTCGGCATGGCGGGCATGCCGTGGTTCTCCGAGGGCAGTTCGGGCGCGGGCGGCGCCTCGTTCGGCTACGTCCTCGGCATGCTGCTCGCCGCCACCGTCGTCGGCGGCCTCGCCCGCCGGGGCGGTGACCGCTCCATGCTGCGCACCGCCGGCACGATGGCCGTCGGATCCCTGGTCATCTACGCCGTCGGCGTGCCGTACCTGGCGCTGTCCACCGGGATGTCGACGAGCGCCGCGATCGCGGCCGGTCTGGTGCCGTTCCTGGTCGGTGACGCGCTGAAGGCCGCCCTGGCCATGGGCGCGCTGCCCGCCTCCTGGAAGCTCCTCGGGCGTCGCGGCTGA
- a CDS encoding GNAT family N-acetyltransferase: MDTELTVPTATEWDSWFGCLELAFGGTPLSPEAREMYAALDTPDRSLGHRDGGEWVGTAAAHAFRVAVPGGAVVPAAGVTAVSVAATHRRQGLLTAMMRRQLDDVRSWGEPIAVLTASEPGIYGRFGYGAASGELDLRIDTSQVRLAVPPGTDGVQIRYASPVEALDSCEAVYGRLAPGRPGTPLRRPGWERLPVIDPPARRQGGSPLQCVLARRDGEVTGYATFHVRAAGDHAGPQGTVAVRDLAALDPASYAALWRFLFGIDLTSTVECRNRPVDDAVLHLVSDVRRCEVRPRDGLYVRLVEAGAALEARRYRAPVDLVLDVEDAFCPWNAGRWRLTADAKGAASCRRTGDPADLALSVRELGAAYLGGVSLTSLASAGLVRESRAGAVEAASLAFSTDVQPWCPHGF, translated from the coding sequence ATGGACACAGAGTTGACGGTTCCGACGGCCACCGAATGGGACTCCTGGTTCGGCTGTCTCGAATTGGCGTTCGGCGGGACACCCCTCTCGCCGGAGGCCCGCGAGATGTACGCCGCACTGGACACGCCGGACCGGTCCCTCGGCCACCGGGACGGCGGGGAATGGGTGGGCACGGCCGCCGCACACGCCTTCCGGGTGGCGGTGCCCGGTGGCGCCGTGGTGCCGGCCGCCGGGGTGACGGCGGTGAGCGTCGCCGCCACCCATCGCAGGCAGGGACTCCTGACGGCGATGATGCGGCGTCAGCTGGACGACGTCCGCTCCTGGGGGGAGCCGATCGCCGTGCTGACGGCGTCGGAGCCCGGCATCTACGGCCGGTTCGGATACGGCGCGGCCTCCGGGGAGTTGGATCTGCGGATCGACACCTCCCAGGTGCGGCTCGCGGTGCCGCCGGGCACGGACGGGGTCCAGATACGGTACGCCTCGCCGGTCGAGGCCCTCGACTCCTGCGAGGCGGTGTACGGGCGACTGGCGCCCGGACGCCCCGGCACCCCGCTGCGCCGGCCCGGCTGGGAGCGGCTGCCCGTGATCGACCCGCCCGCGCGCCGGCAGGGCGGTTCCCCGCTCCAGTGCGTCCTCGCCCGGCGGGACGGCGAGGTCACCGGGTACGCCACCTTCCACGTCCGGGCCGCCGGGGACCACGCCGGCCCCCAGGGCACGGTCGCGGTGCGCGATCTGGCGGCGCTGGACCCCGCCTCGTACGCGGCGCTGTGGCGTTTCCTGTTCGGCATCGACCTGACGTCCACGGTCGAGTGCCGCAACCGCCCGGTGGACGACGCGGTGCTCCACCTGGTCTCCGACGTCCGGCGCTGCGAGGTGCGGCCGCGGGACGGGCTGTACGTACGCCTGGTCGAGGCCGGTGCGGCGCTGGAGGCACGGCGCTACCGGGCCCCGGTGGACCTGGTGCTGGACGTCGAGGACGCCTTCTGCCCGTGGAACGCGGGGCGTTGGCGGCTGACCGCGGACGCGAAGGGCGCGGCGTCCTGCCGGCGGACCGGGGACCCGGCGGATCTGGCGCTGTCCGTACGGGAGCTGGGGGCCGCCTACCTGGGCGGGGTGTCGCTGACGTCCCTGGCGTCGGCCGGACTGGTCCGGGAGAGCCGGGCGGGGGCGGTGGAGGCGGCCTCCCTGGCCTTCTCCACGGACGTCCAGCCGTGGTGTCCGCACGGCTTCTGA
- a CDS encoding Fpg/Nei family DNA glycosylase, with translation MPEGHTIHRLAADHRARFVGSPVRVSSPQGRFAESAALLDGRVLTDTDAHGKHLFLGFDGPDWVHIHLGLFGKLGFGAAPAPPPADTVRLRLVNASDYADLRGPTTCALITGDEKRAIHGRLGPDPLREDEDGERAWRRISRSRVTVAALLMDQKVVAGVGNVYRAEVLFRHGIDPYRQGRYLTRDEWDAVWADLGALMREGVRHNRIDTVRPEHLPEAMGRPPRVDDHGGEVYVYRRARQACHICGTGIRTADLAARNLFWCPACQRPR, from the coding sequence GTGCCCGAGGGGCATACGATCCACCGCCTCGCCGCGGACCACCGCGCACGGTTCGTGGGCTCCCCGGTCCGTGTGAGCAGCCCGCAGGGGAGGTTCGCCGAGAGCGCCGCGCTGCTCGACGGCCGGGTCCTCACGGACACCGACGCCCACGGCAAACACCTCTTCCTGGGCTTCGACGGACCGGACTGGGTCCACATCCATCTCGGCCTCTTCGGCAAGCTCGGCTTCGGCGCCGCCCCGGCGCCCCCGCCCGCCGACACGGTCCGGCTGCGCCTGGTCAACGCCTCCGACTACGCCGATCTGCGCGGCCCCACCACCTGCGCCCTGATCACCGGGGACGAGAAGCGCGCGATACACGGCCGGCTCGGCCCGGACCCGCTGCGCGAGGACGAGGACGGCGAGCGGGCCTGGCGGCGGATCTCCCGCAGCCGGGTCACCGTGGCCGCCCTGCTGATGGACCAGAAGGTGGTCGCGGGCGTCGGCAACGTCTACCGCGCGGAGGTCCTCTTCCGGCACGGCATCGACCCGTACCGCCAGGGCAGGTACCTCACCCGGGACGAATGGGACGCCGTGTGGGCCGACCTCGGCGCGCTGATGCGCGAGGGCGTACGCCACAACCGCATCGACACCGTCCGTCCCGAACACCTGCCGGAGGCGATGGGCCGCCCACCGCGCGTGGACGACCACGGCGGCGAGGTCTACGTCTACCGCCGGGCCCGCCAGGCCTGCCACATCTGCGGTACCGGGATCCGCACCGCGGACCTGGCCGCCCGCAACCTCTTCTGGTGCCCGGCCTGCCAGCGCCCCCGCTGA
- a CDS encoding PP2C family protein-serine/threonine phosphatase, with amino-acid sequence MARRGGADAYAARWRRSAHRARIALRRSGVDYFRGDGADWIALAGLLLLVPAITCATLFDPVWFSPALLALPIVVGGLLLRPASLLGLYAAAAAALIVESARLGSYLKEPAAVTPGTVLTIAACGFFGLVLAQFRARVGVPWRRGGTMLFDLRERIRVQSALPRLPEGWHREMALRPAGGQSFSGDFVVAARTGGGRTLEVVLTDVSGKGMDAASRALLLSGAFGGLLGSLPPHGFLPAANGYLLRQDWDEGFATSIHLVLDLDSGDYELLSAGHPPALQLHAGSGKWEEKVAEGPLLGVYDGAEFDAVKGSLAPGDVLMLFTDGLVETSERDLSEGIGRLTAEADGYVTTGFEGAAWHLIEACAKDVNDDRALLLLSRRH; translated from the coding sequence ATGGCCCGTCGTGGAGGAGCAGACGCGTACGCGGCCCGGTGGCGAAGATCGGCGCACCGGGCCCGCATCGCGCTGCGCCGGTCCGGAGTCGACTACTTCCGCGGTGACGGGGCCGACTGGATAGCCCTGGCCGGTCTGCTGCTCCTCGTCCCGGCCATCACCTGCGCCACCCTGTTCGACCCGGTGTGGTTCTCGCCGGCGCTGCTGGCCCTGCCGATCGTCGTCGGCGGTCTGCTGCTGCGGCCCGCCAGTCTGCTGGGCCTCTACGCGGCGGCGGCCGCGGCGCTGATCGTCGAGTCGGCCCGCCTCGGCTCCTATCTGAAGGAACCGGCCGCGGTCACCCCGGGGACGGTTCTGACGATCGCGGCCTGCGGCTTCTTCGGACTGGTGCTGGCCCAGTTCCGGGCGAGGGTCGGAGTGCCGTGGCGGCGCGGCGGCACCATGCTCTTCGACCTGCGCGAGCGCATCCGGGTCCAGAGCGCCCTGCCGCGGCTGCCCGAGGGCTGGCACCGCGAGATGGCCCTGCGGCCGGCCGGCGGCCAGTCCTTCTCCGGCGACTTCGTCGTCGCGGCCCGCACCGGCGGCGGCCGCACGCTGGAGGTGGTGCTCACCGACGTCTCCGGCAAGGGCATGGACGCGGCCTCCCGCGCCCTGCTGCTGTCCGGCGCCTTCGGCGGCCTCCTGGGGTCGCTCCCACCGCACGGCTTCCTGCCCGCAGCCAACGGCTATCTGCTGCGCCAGGACTGGGACGAGGGCTTCGCCACCTCGATCCACCTCGTCCTGGACCTCGACTCGGGCGACTACGAACTCCTCTCGGCCGGTCATCCCCCCGCCCTGCAACTGCACGCCGGCAGCGGGAAGTGGGAGGAGAAGGTGGCCGAGGGCCCGCTCCTGGGGGTGTACGACGGTGCGGAGTTCGACGCGGTGAAGGGTTCGCTGGCCCCCGGCGACGTGCTGATGCTCTTCACGGACGGCCTGGTGGAGACCTCCGAGCGGGATCTGTCCGAGGGCATCGGCCGGCTGACCGCGGAGGCGGACGGTTACGTCACCACGGGCTTCGAGGGCGCCGCCTGGCACCTCATCGAGGCATGCGCCAAGGACGTCAACGACGACCGTGCGCTGCTGTTGCTGTCCCGCCGCCACTGA